In the genome of Calliopsis andreniformis isolate RMS-2024a chromosome 10, iyCalAndr_principal, whole genome shotgun sequence, one region contains:
- the LOC143184262 gene encoding uncharacterized protein LOC143184262 isoform X1 translates to MNSEQHALPATTQAQEDVNAGQSGRPSYPGGLTTATSLGNVASTPHSSADLRVGTAVALASSVAKYWVLTNLFPGPLPQVSVYHHSHHNSSHRSSGSGEASSKEPASSLNQEMALTSSSHHQSTPTHHHHQPSVSSSSHHSSLQPNPQQIPVSLPGLSLDGAHIPPSVSHLQAAHAQMQQQMQAQQQQLHQQQQQPQQQQQQPQQQQQQQSHHQMQNHQNAQNNGPTAHNQNAQRDDNKVKDEGGSCTTERCSDNQVHCQVQCDLQLQTSQDLQQSLMQQQQQQQQQQQQQQQQQQIGVNISGNSSAEGGSQNNSEKPEKEKELRQLNMTQFQVPDLKPGGHMMDVRTADGSVVKISAGNEQDLAKTLGVEMVQNMYKVNVEDINQLLAYHEVFGKLQSDIAAGTSLVGSTVPTQTVTTIQNGTPIVQQVQLNKFDIKSSDGEATPGPSASPVSVGSHACEICGKIFQFRYQLIVHRRYHTERKPFTCQVCGKAFLNANDLTRHGKCHLGGSMFTCTVCFHVFANAPSLERHMKRHATDKPYNCTVCGKSFARKEHLDNHTRCHTGETPYRCQYCSKTFTRKEHMVNHVRKHTGETPHRCDICKKSFTRKEHFMNHVMWHTGETPHHCQACGKKYTRKEHLANHMRSHTNDTPFRCEICGKSFTRKEHFTNHIMWHTGETPHRCDFCSKTFTRKEHLLNHVRQHTGESPHRCGFCSKSFTRKEHLVNHIRQHTGETPFRCQYCPKAFTRKDHLVNHVRQHTGESPHKCQFCTKSFTRKEHLTNHVRQHTGESPHRCHFCSKSFTRKEHLTNHVRIHTGESPHRCEFCQRTFTRKEHLNNHLRQHTGDSSHCCNVCSKPFTRKEHLVNHMRCHTGERPFVCTECGKSFPLKGNLLFHMRSHNKGSNAERPFRCDLCPKDFMCKGHLVSHRRSHSDERPHSCPDCGKTFVEKGNMLRHLRKHATEGPPTQVSTPSAIPQSGVLPIPAAAVLVGHPLAPPAPPVVPQHTVVVPTPPGVLTSY, encoded by the exons ATGAATAGTGAGCAGCATGCGTTGCCAGCGACTACGCAGGCACAAGAG GATGTAAACGCGGGTCAAAGTGGTCGTCCTTCGTACCCAGGTGGTTTGACTACTGCAACCAGTCTTGGCAATGTAGCAAGTACCCCGCATTCGTCTGCGGACCTGCGTGTAGGTACAGCTGTAGCGTTAGCCTCCTCGGTAGCTAAATATTGGGTCCTGACCAATCTATTTCCTGGGCCGCTACCTCAGGTCTCGGTCTATCACCATTCCCACCACAACTCCTCACACAGGAGTAGTGGAAGTGGAGAGGCATCTTCCAAAGAACCAGCCTCTTCATTGAACCAagaaatggcgttgacttccagttCTCACCACCAGTCAACACCTACGCATCATCATCATCAGCCTTCAGTTAGCAGTAGCAGTCATCATAGTTCTTTACAACCAAATCCACAG CAGATTCCAGTTTCGCTGCCAGGCCTTAGTCTAGACGGAGCACACATACCGCCCAGCGTTAGTCATTTACAGGCAGCACATGCACAAATGCAACAGCAAATGCAGGCACAACAACAGCAGCTGcatcagcagcagcaacaaccgcaacagcagcagcagcaacctcaacagcaacagcaacaacagtCTCATCATCAAATGCAGAATCATCAGAATGCTCAGAACAATGGACCAACTGCACATAATCAAAACGCACAGAGAGATGATAATAAGGTGAAGGATGAGGGTGGAAGTTGCACGACTGAACGCTGTAGCGACAATCAGGTTCATTGTCAAGTTCAATGTGACCTTCAATTACAAACTTCTCAAGATCTACAACAAAGTCTtatgcagcagcagcagcagcagcaacaacagcagcagcagcagcagcagcaacaacaaattGGTGTGAACATAAGCGGAAATTCTTCAGCTGAGGGCGGAAGTCAGAACAATTCTGAAAAAcctgaaaaagaaaaagagctGCGTCAACTTAATATGACGCA ATTTCAAGTGCCAGATTTAAAACCAGGAGGTCATATGATGGATGTAAGAACAGCTGACGGTTCGGTAGTAAAAATCAGTGCTGGTAATGAGCAAGATTTAGCGAAAACTCTTGGTGTTGAAATGGTGCAAAATATGTATAAG GTCAATGTTGAAGATATAAATCAACTTCTAGCATATCATGAAGTGTTCGGAAAGTTACAAAGTGATATAGCAGCTGGTACAAGCTTAGTTGGAAGTACAGTTCCTACTCAAACAGTTACCACTATACAAAATGGAACACCAATTGTACAGCAGGTTCAATTAAATAAGTTTGACATTAAGTCGAGCGATGGTGAAGCTACACCAGGACCAAGTGCATCGCCAGTGTCGGTTGGAAGTCATGCCTGCGAAATATGCGGGAAAATTTTTCAGTTTCGCTATCAACTTATTGTCCATCGTCGATATCACACAGAAAGAAAACCGTTTACGTGTCAG GTGTGTGGCAAGGCATTTTTAAATGCCAATGATTTGACACGTCATGGCAAATGTCACTTGGGTGGATCCATGTTTACATGTACAGTCTGTTTTCATGTGTTTGCTAATGCACCATCGTTGGAACGTCATATGAAGCGACATGCCACCGACAAACCATACAACTGTACCGTATGTGGAAAAAGTTTCGCGAGAAAGGAACATCTGGATAATCATACTCGTTGTCATACTGGAGAAACACCTTATAG ATGTCAGTACTGTTCGAAAACATTTACTAGAAAGGAACACATGGTTAATCACGTTCGCAAGCACACGGGTGAAACGCCACATCGATGTGATATTTGCAAAAAGAGCTTTACTCGCAAAGAACATTTTATGAACCATGTTATGTGGCATACAGGAGAAACTCCCCATCATTGTCAGGCCTGTGGCAAGAAATACACGCGTAAAGAGCATCTTGCGAATCATATGCGTTCACATACCAATGACACACCATTTCGCTGTGAAATTTGTG GTAAGTCGTTTACGAGAAAGGAGCACTTCACGAACCACATAATGTGGCACACGGGTGAGACGCCGCACCGCTGTGATTTCTGCTCGAAGACATTCACGCGAAAGGAGCATCTTTTGAACCACGTCCGCCAGCACACGGGTGAGTCTCCACACCGATGCGGCTTCTGCTCCAAATCGTTCACCAGAAAGGAACACCTTGTTAACCACATCCGCCAACACACAG GGGAGACGCCTTTCCGCTGTCAATACTGTCCAAAAGCATTTACGCGGAAGGATCACTTGGTGAACCACGTCAGGCAGCACACGGGTGAGTCACCGCACAAGTGCCAGTTTTGCACCAAATCCTTCACGAGGAAGGAACATTTGACAAATCACGTGCGTCAACATACAGGCGAATCGCCACACCGATGTCACTTCTGCTCCAAGTCATTTACTCGTAAGGAGCATTTGACGAATCATGTGCGAATCCACACCGGCGAATCACCGCACCGGTGTGAGTTTTGTCAGAGGACGTTCACTAGGAAAGAACACCTCAATAATCATCTCCGTCAACATACCGGAGATTCATCGCACTGTTGTAATGTGTGTTCGAAACCATTTACAAGAAAG GAACATCTTGTAAATCATATGCGATGTCATACTGGTGAACGTCCATTTGTATGCACAGAATGTGGCAAAAGTTTCCCATTGAAGGGTAATCTATTGTTCCATATGCGTTCGCACAATAAAGGGAGCAACGCTGAGAGACCATTCCGTTGCGACCTCTGCCCTAAAGACTTCATGTGCAAAGGACACTTAGTGTCTCACAGACGATCACATTCGGATGAACGACCTCACAGCTGTCCAGATTGCGGAAAGACCTTCGTTGAGAAAGGGAACATGCTGAGACACTTAAGAAAGCACGCGACAGAAGGACCACCGACACAAGTCAGTACACCATCTGCCATTCCCCAATCTGGTGTTCTGCCAATACCAGCGGCAGCAGTCTTAGTTGGGCATCCACTGGCGCCGCCAGCACCGCCAGTAGTGCCGCAGCACACGGTTGTCGTGCCTACTCCGCCTGGTGTGTTGACCTCTTATTAA
- the LOC143184262 gene encoding uncharacterized protein LOC143184262 isoform X7: MNSEQHALPATTQAQEDVNAGQSGRPSYPGGLTTATSLGNVASTPHSSADLRVGTAVALASSVAKYWVLTNLFPGPLPQVSVYHHSHHNSSHRSSGSGEASSKEPASSLNQEMALTSSSHHQSTPTHHHHQPSVSSSSHHSSLQPNPQQIPVSLPGLSLDGAHIPPSVSHLQAAHAQMQQQMQAQQQQLHQQQQQPQQQQQQPQQQQQQQSHHQMQNHQNAQNNGPTAHNQNAQRDDNKVKDEGGSCTTERCSDNQVHCQVQCDLQLQTSQDLQQSLMQQQQQQQQQQQQQQQQQQIGVNISGNSSAEGGSQNNSEKPEKEKELRQLNMTQFQVPDLKPGGHMMDVRTADGSVVKISAGNEQDLAKTLGVEMVQNMYKVNVEDINQLLAYHEVFGKLQSDIAAGTSLVGSTVPTQTVTTIQNGTPIVQQVQLNKFDIKSSDGEATPGPSASPVSVGSHACEICGKIFQFRYQLIVHRRYHTERKPFTCQVCGKAFLNANDLTRHGKCHLGGSMFTCTVCFHVFANAPSLERHMKRHATDKPYNCTVCGKSFARKEHLDNHTRCHTGETPYRCQYCSKTFTRKEHMVNHVRKHTGETPHRCDICKKSFTRKEHFMNHVMWHTGETPHHCQACGKKYTRKEHLANHMRSHTNDTPFRCEICGKSFTRKEHFTNHIMWHTGETPHRCDFCSKTFTRKEHLLNHVRQHTGESPHRCGFCSKSFTRKEHLVNHIRQHTGETPFRCQYCPKAFTRKDHLVNHVRQHTGESPHRCHFCSKSFTRKEHLTNHVRIHTGESPHRCEFCQRTFTRKEHLNNHLRQHTGDSSHCCNVCSKPFTRKEHLVNHMRCHTGERPFVCTECGKSFPLKGNLLFHMRSHNKGSNAERPFRCDLCPKDFMCKGHLVSHRRSHSDERPHSCPDCGKTFVEKGNMLRHLRKHATEGPPTQVSTPSAIPQSGVLPIPAAAVLVGHPLAPPAPPVVPQHTVVVPTPPGVLTSY; the protein is encoded by the exons ATGAATAGTGAGCAGCATGCGTTGCCAGCGACTACGCAGGCACAAGAG GATGTAAACGCGGGTCAAAGTGGTCGTCCTTCGTACCCAGGTGGTTTGACTACTGCAACCAGTCTTGGCAATGTAGCAAGTACCCCGCATTCGTCTGCGGACCTGCGTGTAGGTACAGCTGTAGCGTTAGCCTCCTCGGTAGCTAAATATTGGGTCCTGACCAATCTATTTCCTGGGCCGCTACCTCAGGTCTCGGTCTATCACCATTCCCACCACAACTCCTCACACAGGAGTAGTGGAAGTGGAGAGGCATCTTCCAAAGAACCAGCCTCTTCATTGAACCAagaaatggcgttgacttccagttCTCACCACCAGTCAACACCTACGCATCATCATCATCAGCCTTCAGTTAGCAGTAGCAGTCATCATAGTTCTTTACAACCAAATCCACAG CAGATTCCAGTTTCGCTGCCAGGCCTTAGTCTAGACGGAGCACACATACCGCCCAGCGTTAGTCATTTACAGGCAGCACATGCACAAATGCAACAGCAAATGCAGGCACAACAACAGCAGCTGcatcagcagcagcaacaaccgcaacagcagcagcagcaacctcaacagcaacagcaacaacagtCTCATCATCAAATGCAGAATCATCAGAATGCTCAGAACAATGGACCAACTGCACATAATCAAAACGCACAGAGAGATGATAATAAGGTGAAGGATGAGGGTGGAAGTTGCACGACTGAACGCTGTAGCGACAATCAGGTTCATTGTCAAGTTCAATGTGACCTTCAATTACAAACTTCTCAAGATCTACAACAAAGTCTtatgcagcagcagcagcagcagcaacaacagcagcagcagcagcagcagcaacaacaaattGGTGTGAACATAAGCGGAAATTCTTCAGCTGAGGGCGGAAGTCAGAACAATTCTGAAAAAcctgaaaaagaaaaagagctGCGTCAACTTAATATGACGCA ATTTCAAGTGCCAGATTTAAAACCAGGAGGTCATATGATGGATGTAAGAACAGCTGACGGTTCGGTAGTAAAAATCAGTGCTGGTAATGAGCAAGATTTAGCGAAAACTCTTGGTGTTGAAATGGTGCAAAATATGTATAAG GTCAATGTTGAAGATATAAATCAACTTCTAGCATATCATGAAGTGTTCGGAAAGTTACAAAGTGATATAGCAGCTGGTACAAGCTTAGTTGGAAGTACAGTTCCTACTCAAACAGTTACCACTATACAAAATGGAACACCAATTGTACAGCAGGTTCAATTAAATAAGTTTGACATTAAGTCGAGCGATGGTGAAGCTACACCAGGACCAAGTGCATCGCCAGTGTCGGTTGGAAGTCATGCCTGCGAAATATGCGGGAAAATTTTTCAGTTTCGCTATCAACTTATTGTCCATCGTCGATATCACACAGAAAGAAAACCGTTTACGTGTCAG GTGTGTGGCAAGGCATTTTTAAATGCCAATGATTTGACACGTCATGGCAAATGTCACTTGGGTGGATCCATGTTTACATGTACAGTCTGTTTTCATGTGTTTGCTAATGCACCATCGTTGGAACGTCATATGAAGCGACATGCCACCGACAAACCATACAACTGTACCGTATGTGGAAAAAGTTTCGCGAGAAAGGAACATCTGGATAATCATACTCGTTGTCATACTGGAGAAACACCTTATAG ATGTCAGTACTGTTCGAAAACATTTACTAGAAAGGAACACATGGTTAATCACGTTCGCAAGCACACGGGTGAAACGCCACATCGATGTGATATTTGCAAAAAGAGCTTTACTCGCAAAGAACATTTTATGAACCATGTTATGTGGCATACAGGAGAAACTCCCCATCATTGTCAGGCCTGTGGCAAGAAATACACGCGTAAAGAGCATCTTGCGAATCATATGCGTTCACATACCAATGACACACCATTTCGCTGTGAAATTTGTG GTAAGTCGTTTACGAGAAAGGAGCACTTCACGAACCACATAATGTGGCACACGGGTGAGACGCCGCACCGCTGTGATTTCTGCTCGAAGACATTCACGCGAAAGGAGCATCTTTTGAACCACGTCCGCCAGCACACGGGTGAGTCTCCACACCGATGCGGCTTCTGCTCCAAATCGTTCACCAGAAAGGAACACCTTGTTAACCACATCCGCCAACACACAG GGGAGACGCCTTTCCGCTGTCAATACTGTCCAAAAGCATTTACGCGGAAGGATCACTTGGTGAACCACGTCAGGCAGCACACGG GCGAATCGCCACACCGATGTCACTTCTGCTCCAAGTCATTTACTCGTAAGGAGCATTTGACGAATCATGTGCGAATCCACACCGGCGAATCACCGCACCGGTGTGAGTTTTGTCAGAGGACGTTCACTAGGAAAGAACACCTCAATAATCATCTCCGTCAACATACCGGAGATTCATCGCACTGTTGTAATGTGTGTTCGAAACCATTTACAAGAAAG GAACATCTTGTAAATCATATGCGATGTCATACTGGTGAACGTCCATTTGTATGCACAGAATGTGGCAAAAGTTTCCCATTGAAGGGTAATCTATTGTTCCATATGCGTTCGCACAATAAAGGGAGCAACGCTGAGAGACCATTCCGTTGCGACCTCTGCCCTAAAGACTTCATGTGCAAAGGACACTTAGTGTCTCACAGACGATCACATTCGGATGAACGACCTCACAGCTGTCCAGATTGCGGAAAGACCTTCGTTGAGAAAGGGAACATGCTGAGACACTTAAGAAAGCACGCGACAGAAGGACCACCGACACAAGTCAGTACACCATCTGCCATTCCCCAATCTGGTGTTCTGCCAATACCAGCGGCAGCAGTCTTAGTTGGGCATCCACTGGCGCCGCCAGCACCGCCAGTAGTGCCGCAGCACACGGTTGTCGTGCCTACTCCGCCTGGTGTGTTGACCTCTTATTAA
- the LOC143184262 gene encoding uncharacterized protein LOC143184262 isoform X5: protein MNSEQHALPATTQAQEDVNAGQSGRPSYPGGLTTATSLGNVASTPHSSADLRVSVYHHSHHNSSHRSSGSGEASSKEPASSLNQEMALTSSSHHQSTPTHHHHQPSVSSSSHHSSLQPNPQQIPVSLPGLSLDGAHIPPSVSHLQAAHAQMQQQMQAQQQQLHQQQQQPQQQQQQPQQQQQQQSHHQMQNHQNAQNNGPTAHNQNAQRDDNKVKDEGGSCTTERCSDNQVHCQVQCDLQLQTSQDLQQSLMQQQQQQQQQQQQQQQQQQIGVNISGNSSAEGGSQNNSEKPEKEKELRQLNMTQFQVPDLKPGGHMMDVRTADGSVVKISAGNEQDLAKTLGVEMVQNMYKVNVEDINQLLAYHEVFGKLQSDIAAGTSLVGSTVPTQTVTTIQNGTPIVQQVQLNKFDIKSSDGEATPGPSASPVSVGSHACEICGKIFQFRYQLIVHRRYHTERKPFTCQVCGKAFLNANDLTRHGKCHLGGSMFTCTVCFHVFANAPSLERHMKRHATDKPYNCTVCGKSFARKEHLDNHTRCHTGETPYRCQYCSKTFTRKEHMVNHVRKHTGETPHRCDICKKSFTRKEHFMNHVMWHTGETPHHCQACGKKYTRKEHLANHMRSHTNDTPFRCEICGKSFTRKEHFTNHIMWHTGETPHRCDFCSKTFTRKEHLLNHVRQHTGESPHRCGFCSKSFTRKEHLVNHIRQHTGETPFRCQYCPKAFTRKDHLVNHVRQHTGESPHKCQFCTKSFTRKEHLTNHVRQHTGESPHRCHFCSKSFTRKEHLTNHVRIHTGESPHRCEFCQRTFTRKEHLNNHLRQHTGDSSHCCNVCSKPFTRKEHLVNHMRCHTGERPFVCTECGKSFPLKGNLLFHMRSHNKGSNAERPFRCDLCPKDFMCKGHLVSHRRSHSDERPHSCPDCGKTFVEKGNMLRHLRKHATEGPPTQVSTPSAIPQSGVLPIPAAAVLVGHPLAPPAPPVVPQHTVVVPTPPGVLTSY from the exons ATGAATAGTGAGCAGCATGCGTTGCCAGCGACTACGCAGGCACAAGAG GATGTAAACGCGGGTCAAAGTGGTCGTCCTTCGTACCCAGGTGGTTTGACTACTGCAACCAGTCTTGGCAATGTAGCAAGTACCCCGCATTCGTCTGCGGACCTGCGT GTCTCGGTCTATCACCATTCCCACCACAACTCCTCACACAGGAGTAGTGGAAGTGGAGAGGCATCTTCCAAAGAACCAGCCTCTTCATTGAACCAagaaatggcgttgacttccagttCTCACCACCAGTCAACACCTACGCATCATCATCATCAGCCTTCAGTTAGCAGTAGCAGTCATCATAGTTCTTTACAACCAAATCCACAG CAGATTCCAGTTTCGCTGCCAGGCCTTAGTCTAGACGGAGCACACATACCGCCCAGCGTTAGTCATTTACAGGCAGCACATGCACAAATGCAACAGCAAATGCAGGCACAACAACAGCAGCTGcatcagcagcagcaacaaccgcaacagcagcagcagcaacctcaacagcaacagcaacaacagtCTCATCATCAAATGCAGAATCATCAGAATGCTCAGAACAATGGACCAACTGCACATAATCAAAACGCACAGAGAGATGATAATAAGGTGAAGGATGAGGGTGGAAGTTGCACGACTGAACGCTGTAGCGACAATCAGGTTCATTGTCAAGTTCAATGTGACCTTCAATTACAAACTTCTCAAGATCTACAACAAAGTCTtatgcagcagcagcagcagcagcaacaacagcagcagcagcagcagcagcaacaacaaattGGTGTGAACATAAGCGGAAATTCTTCAGCTGAGGGCGGAAGTCAGAACAATTCTGAAAAAcctgaaaaagaaaaagagctGCGTCAACTTAATATGACGCA ATTTCAAGTGCCAGATTTAAAACCAGGAGGTCATATGATGGATGTAAGAACAGCTGACGGTTCGGTAGTAAAAATCAGTGCTGGTAATGAGCAAGATTTAGCGAAAACTCTTGGTGTTGAAATGGTGCAAAATATGTATAAG GTCAATGTTGAAGATATAAATCAACTTCTAGCATATCATGAAGTGTTCGGAAAGTTACAAAGTGATATAGCAGCTGGTACAAGCTTAGTTGGAAGTACAGTTCCTACTCAAACAGTTACCACTATACAAAATGGAACACCAATTGTACAGCAGGTTCAATTAAATAAGTTTGACATTAAGTCGAGCGATGGTGAAGCTACACCAGGACCAAGTGCATCGCCAGTGTCGGTTGGAAGTCATGCCTGCGAAATATGCGGGAAAATTTTTCAGTTTCGCTATCAACTTATTGTCCATCGTCGATATCACACAGAAAGAAAACCGTTTACGTGTCAG GTGTGTGGCAAGGCATTTTTAAATGCCAATGATTTGACACGTCATGGCAAATGTCACTTGGGTGGATCCATGTTTACATGTACAGTCTGTTTTCATGTGTTTGCTAATGCACCATCGTTGGAACGTCATATGAAGCGACATGCCACCGACAAACCATACAACTGTACCGTATGTGGAAAAAGTTTCGCGAGAAAGGAACATCTGGATAATCATACTCGTTGTCATACTGGAGAAACACCTTATAG ATGTCAGTACTGTTCGAAAACATTTACTAGAAAGGAACACATGGTTAATCACGTTCGCAAGCACACGGGTGAAACGCCACATCGATGTGATATTTGCAAAAAGAGCTTTACTCGCAAAGAACATTTTATGAACCATGTTATGTGGCATACAGGAGAAACTCCCCATCATTGTCAGGCCTGTGGCAAGAAATACACGCGTAAAGAGCATCTTGCGAATCATATGCGTTCACATACCAATGACACACCATTTCGCTGTGAAATTTGTG GTAAGTCGTTTACGAGAAAGGAGCACTTCACGAACCACATAATGTGGCACACGGGTGAGACGCCGCACCGCTGTGATTTCTGCTCGAAGACATTCACGCGAAAGGAGCATCTTTTGAACCACGTCCGCCAGCACACGGGTGAGTCTCCACACCGATGCGGCTTCTGCTCCAAATCGTTCACCAGAAAGGAACACCTTGTTAACCACATCCGCCAACACACAG GGGAGACGCCTTTCCGCTGTCAATACTGTCCAAAAGCATTTACGCGGAAGGATCACTTGGTGAACCACGTCAGGCAGCACACGGGTGAGTCACCGCACAAGTGCCAGTTTTGCACCAAATCCTTCACGAGGAAGGAACATTTGACAAATCACGTGCGTCAACATACAGGCGAATCGCCACACCGATGTCACTTCTGCTCCAAGTCATTTACTCGTAAGGAGCATTTGACGAATCATGTGCGAATCCACACCGGCGAATCACCGCACCGGTGTGAGTTTTGTCAGAGGACGTTCACTAGGAAAGAACACCTCAATAATCATCTCCGTCAACATACCGGAGATTCATCGCACTGTTGTAATGTGTGTTCGAAACCATTTACAAGAAAG GAACATCTTGTAAATCATATGCGATGTCATACTGGTGAACGTCCATTTGTATGCACAGAATGTGGCAAAAGTTTCCCATTGAAGGGTAATCTATTGTTCCATATGCGTTCGCACAATAAAGGGAGCAACGCTGAGAGACCATTCCGTTGCGACCTCTGCCCTAAAGACTTCATGTGCAAAGGACACTTAGTGTCTCACAGACGATCACATTCGGATGAACGACCTCACAGCTGTCCAGATTGCGGAAAGACCTTCGTTGAGAAAGGGAACATGCTGAGACACTTAAGAAAGCACGCGACAGAAGGACCACCGACACAAGTCAGTACACCATCTGCCATTCCCCAATCTGGTGTTCTGCCAATACCAGCGGCAGCAGTCTTAGTTGGGCATCCACTGGCGCCGCCAGCACCGCCAGTAGTGCCGCAGCACACGGTTGTCGTGCCTACTCCGCCTGGTGTGTTGACCTCTTATTAA